ATCTCGGCTCTGATCCGGGCGTTGCTGTCGGTCTGGGCGGCGTCCTCCAGGACCCTTTTTATCAGCTCTTGGTCGGTGGGGTTTTCCAAACTATATACTGCGCTGGAGGTTGTTATATTCCCGTCGAGAGTGCAACGTTTGGGGTCGTAGAAACATTCAACGTTGAACATTCAACATTGAACTGTTTTTAGCCATATCTGCCGTTGCCGGGGGCCGTCGAATTCGCAGAAATAGATGCCCTGCCATGTGCCCAGTTGCAACCGTCCATCTTTTATGACCACTGTCAGATGGCAGCCCATCAGGCTGGATTTGATATGAGCAGCCGAGTTGCCCTCGCCGTGCCGGTAGTGATTGCCCCAAGGTACCATCCGGTCCAGCTGCTTTAAAATATCCTCGACCACCGAAGGATCGGCGTTCTCATTGACGGTCAGCCCGGCGGTGGTATGCGGCACCCAGATGTGGCACAATCCATCGGAAATACGGCTTTCGGCCACCACTTTTTGCACCTGGCTGGTGATGTCAATAAACTGGCTGCGGGAGGCGGTGGAGATTTGAAAAGAATCCATGGTGGAAAATTTTGGTTTAATGATGTTATGAGGCATCGGTATTTGAAGTTTTGTGTCTTAGTGTCTTTGTGTGATAAATCAGTTTCGGCCCGCCCTTAAATCCGTAATAATCTGCGTAATCTGTGGGCAAAGCCCGGATCCGCTTCTACGATACTAGTCTTTTAATTATCTCCACCGAATCCACCCCGGCCGCCTCGGCGTTGAAGTTGGTGATGATCCGGTGCCGCAACACCGGCAGGGCCAGGGTCCGGACGTCATCAATCGACGGAGCCAACCGGCCGTCCATGATGGCCAGCGCCTTGGCGCCCAGTATCAGATACTGGGAAGCCCTGGGCCCGGCCCCCCAGGAGACATATTCCTTTACATATTCCGGGGCCGTTTCGCTTTTGGGGCGGCTCTTCTGGGCCAGCCCCACGGCGTATTCCACCACCTGGTCGGCCACCGGCACCCGCCGCACCAGCTGCTGCAACTCGATGATCTGAGCACCGCTTAATACCGGCTTGATATCGGCCTGGTAGGCCGAGGTGGTGGTCTTGACAATCTCCATCTCCTCAGCGAAGGAGGGGTAATCCACGAAGACGTTGAACATGAAGCGGTCCAGCTGGGCCTCGGGCAGGGGATAGGTGCCTTCCTGCTCTATGGGGTTCTGGGTGGCCAGCACGAAGAACGGCTCATCCAGCTTGTAGGTGTTGCCGCCGGCGGTCACCTTGCGCTCCTGCATGGCCTGCAACAGGGCGGCCTGGGTCTTGGGCGGGGTGCGGTTGATCTCGTCGGCCAGCACCACGTTGGCGAAGATCGGCCCCTGGATGAACTTGAAAGATCGCTGGCGGCTGCCGGGCTCCTCCTCAATGATGTCGGTGCCGGTGATGTCCGAGGGCATCAGGTCCGGGGTGAACTGCACCCGGTTGAAGCTCAGGTTCAGGCATTGGGCCAGGGTGTTTATTATCAGGGTCTTGGCCAGGCCGGGGACGCCCACCAACAGGACGTGGCCGTTAGTCAGCAGGGCGGTCAGCAGCTGGTCCAGCACCATCTCCTGCCCGATGATCACCTTGGCCAGCTCCTTTTTCAGGTTCCGCCGGGCCTGGTTCAGTTTTTCGATTGTCTGCAGGTCATTCTTATTATCTTTCAATGGAATGCGCTCCTAAAAATCATTAGCTATTAGTCTAACAAATGAGAGCGGGATAAGTCAACGGAAATTTTGCCGGGGGAGAGGATCGGGGAATATCTTTTGCAATGATATTTGTTTCTTGACATCCCTTTCCCGATATGTTAATTTTACAAGCTAAGACAGTCTTTTATAGCGATCATTTCTATTGCGGATACATAAACCCCAAGGAGCAAGAGATGTCCCCATTAGCCGATTTTTTTCTTCTTTCCAAGGACCAGATTCT
The sequence above is a segment of the Candidatus Edwardsbacteria bacterium genome. Coding sequences within it:
- a CDS encoding AAA family ATPase, translating into MVLDQLLTALLTNGHVLLVGVPGLAKTLIINTLAQCLNLSFNRVQFTPDLMPSDITGTDIIEEEPGSRQRSFKFIQGPIFANVVLADEINRTPPKTQAALLQAMQERKVTAGGNTYKLDEPFFVLATQNPIEQEGTYPLPEAQLDRFMFNVFVDYPSFAEEMEIVKTTTSAYQADIKPVLSGAQIIELQQLVRRVPVADQVVEYAVGLAQKSRPKSETAPEYVKEYVSWGAGPRASQYLILGAKALAIMDGRLAPSIDDVRTLALPVLRHRIITNFNAEAAGVDSVEIIKRLVS
- a CDS encoding secondary thiamine-phosphate synthase enzyme YjbQ, encoding MDSFQISTASRSQFIDITSQVQKVVAESRISDGLCHIWVPHTTAGLTVNENADPSVVEDILKQLDRMVPWGNHYRHGEGNSAAHIKSSLMGCHLTVVIKDGRLQLGTWQGIYFCEFDGPRQRQIWLKTVQC